From Pseudoalteromonas viridis, the proteins below share one genomic window:
- a CDS encoding cytochrome b/b6 domain-containing protein, producing MATKVWDGFIRGFHWLLVIGIAVLYFSGEEGWLEVHFVTGYLLLALMATRLIWGIIGSQTAKLSSLFHPPKAILASFKSTATYVGHNPAGSLMVLAFFVLISVQLVSGLFTTDDILVEGPLVAHVPYSWAELAGDIHHTNIDILLIAIAVHISAIVIYRLRGKNLVKPLLTGNTAEPVSSAPAMRSGLIAYGIFVVLSAILLLTWGYEPLMALF from the coding sequence ATGGCAACAAAAGTTTGGGACGGATTCATACGGGGCTTTCACTGGCTACTGGTTATCGGTATCGCGGTGTTGTACTTCAGCGGCGAAGAAGGCTGGCTGGAAGTGCACTTTGTAACTGGCTATCTGTTACTGGCGCTGATGGCGACGCGTCTTATCTGGGGCATCATCGGCAGTCAGACGGCAAAGCTCAGTAGCTTATTCCACCCACCCAAAGCGATTCTCGCTTCATTCAAATCGACCGCGACCTATGTGGGTCATAACCCGGCAGGCAGCCTGATGGTGCTGGCTTTCTTTGTGCTGATCAGCGTGCAACTTGTCTCAGGTTTATTTACCACCGACGATATTCTGGTTGAAGGGCCGCTGGTGGCGCATGTGCCATATAGCTGGGCTGAGCTTGCAGGTGATATACACCACACCAATATCGATATTTTGCTGATCGCCATTGCTGTGCATATTAGTGCCATTGTTATTTATCGGCTGAGAGGCAAAAACCTGGTTAAACCATTGCTTACGGGCAACACGGCAGAGCCTGTATCATCTGCGCCAGCTATGCGTAGCGGGTTGATCGCCTATGGTATTTTTGTTGTGCTCAGTGCAATACTCCTGTTGACGTGGGGCTATGAGCCGCTAATGGCTTTATTTTAA
- a CDS encoding DcaP family trimeric outer membrane transporter, whose translation MTTARKNHLTLSALAVQSALLSGLLVSSVNAAELGSTEVKYGGYIKLDAIWSDFSDGSLPSQHIGRDFYVPGTTPVSGGEPKDAVFDMHARQSRFNLATDTKLDDGSSIKTKIELDFIASAGGNERVTNSYSPRIRQAYVTYKGWLFGQAWSNFQNVSALPETLDFVGPADGTVFVRQAMAKYTIGNWSFSAENPESTVTSEGGARVVTDDATMPDFTARYTYKADWGHLVVAALGRELTYKVATADESETSFGLSASGRVNFGDNNLKFMLTQGQGLGRYVGLNAAHGAVYDGKDLHAIDSTSGFVAYQHYWNSQWRSTFLYSFFSADNDKNLLGVTVDPTESTTSYSANILYSPVKKLTFGAEYKIAKRETESGAEGDLDRLQFSVKYVF comes from the coding sequence ATGACAACAGCAAGAAAAAACCATTTAACGCTCAGCGCCCTGGCCGTGCAAAGTGCACTACTCAGCGGCCTGCTTGTATCCAGTGTTAACGCCGCGGAGCTGGGCAGTACCGAGGTAAAATATGGTGGATACATTAAATTAGACGCCATCTGGAGCGACTTTTCTGATGGCAGTTTACCCTCTCAGCACATTGGCCGGGATTTCTATGTGCCAGGTACCACCCCGGTCAGTGGCGGCGAGCCCAAAGATGCCGTTTTTGATATGCACGCACGCCAGTCCCGCTTCAACCTGGCTACGGATACTAAGCTGGATGACGGCAGCAGCATTAAAACCAAAATTGAACTGGACTTTATCGCCTCAGCAGGTGGTAACGAGCGCGTAACCAACTCATACTCACCCAGGATCCGCCAGGCCTATGTCACCTATAAAGGCTGGCTGTTTGGTCAGGCCTGGTCTAACTTCCAGAATGTTAGCGCACTGCCTGAAACCCTCGACTTTGTTGGTCCGGCAGATGGTACTGTGTTCGTGCGCCAGGCTATGGCCAAGTACACCATAGGTAACTGGTCTTTCTCTGCGGAGAACCCAGAAAGCACCGTCACCTCGGAAGGCGGTGCCCGTGTTGTCACTGATGATGCCACTATGCCCGATTTTACCGCCCGTTATACCTATAAAGCGGACTGGGGTCACCTGGTGGTTGCCGCGTTAGGTCGCGAGCTAACCTATAAAGTTGCAACGGCAGATGAGAGCGAAACCTCATTTGGACTAAGTGCTTCTGGTCGGGTGAATTTTGGTGATAATAACCTGAAGTTTATGCTGACCCAGGGTCAGGGACTGGGTCGCTATGTCGGCCTCAATGCAGCCCATGGCGCAGTCTATGACGGCAAAGACCTGCATGCGATTGATTCGACCTCGGGCTTTGTTGCCTACCAGCACTACTGGAACTCACAATGGCGCTCAACCTTCCTGTATTCTTTCTTCTCGGCTGACAACGACAAAAACTTGCTCGGCGTCACGGTTGACCCTACCGAATCAACGACCAGTTATAGTGCCAATATTCTCTACTCTCCGGTGAAAAAGCTCACCTTTGGTGCAGAATATAAAATAGCGAAGCGCGAAACAGAAAGCGGTGCAGAAGGCGATCTGGACCGGCTCCAGTTCTCCGTGAAATATGTTTTTTAA
- a CDS encoding MarR family winged helix-turn-helix transcriptional regulator → MKEQPTQLRLDNQLCFSLYAASRQVTRLYQPLLKAHGLTYPQYIVLMILWQQDGLLVGEIGKRAQLNSNTLTPLLKRLAQQDLVTRVRSERDERQCHIYLTDAGKALEAACSCIPQQMLAQTNMPVADLQQLKALLDTFLSSQLNDN, encoded by the coding sequence ATGAAAGAGCAGCCCACGCAATTGCGCCTGGACAACCAGTTATGTTTTAGCCTGTATGCCGCGTCACGTCAGGTCACCCGGCTCTATCAGCCGCTGTTGAAAGCCCATGGCCTGACCTATCCGCAGTACATAGTCCTGATGATCTTGTGGCAACAAGATGGGTTATTAGTCGGAGAGATAGGCAAGCGGGCGCAGCTGAACAGCAACACGCTCACGCCACTGCTCAAACGACTGGCCCAACAGGATTTAGTGACACGGGTGCGCTCCGAGCGTGATGAACGTCAGTGTCATATTTATCTGACCGATGCAGGTAAAGCACTGGAGGCCGCCTGTAGCTGTATTCCCCAGCAAATGCTGGCACAGACCAATATGCCAGTGGCAGATCTGCAACAGCTTAAGGCACTGCTGGATACCTTTTTAAGTAGCCAGCTCAATGATAATTAG
- the acs gene encoding acetate--CoA ligase, with protein sequence MSQSIYPVPEAIRSAALVDNDQYTKLYQQSIDDPQAFWAEHGKRLDWFTPYSKVKNTSFDKGHISIKWYEDGVLNASYNCIDRHLKDNADKVALIWEGDDPTQSEHITFQQLHDEVAKLANGLKKLGVQKGDRVAIYMPMTPQAIYAMQACARIGAIHSVVFGGFSPSAIADRIKDSGAKVVITSDEGRRGGNCVPLKANVDEAVSQDGVSIEHVIVHQLTGGEVEWQAHDVWWHELVADVASECEPEPMNAEDPLFILYTSGSTGQPKGVVHTTGGYLVYSSMTHEYVFDVKADDVYWCTADVGWITGHSYMAYGPLVNGCTQVIFEGIPTYPSSGRIGEVVDKHNVTILYTAPTAIRALMAKGDEPVVSSKRTSLRIMGSVGEPINPEAWSWYYEKIGNSQCPIVDTWWQTETGGIMITPLPGATDMKPGSATRPFFGIAPALFDAEGNTLEGAAEGNLVILDSWPSQARTVYGDHERFEQTYFSAYPGVYFTGDGCRRDEDGYYWITGRVDDVLNVSGHRLGTAEIESALVAHEAVAEAAVVGYPHDIKGQGIYVYVTPNEGVAVTDELTKEVRNWVRKELSPIASPDMIQWSPGLPKTRSGKIMRRILRKIAANEYQQLGDTSTLADPSVVDELIENRLNR encoded by the coding sequence ATGTCACAGAGCATTTATCCGGTTCCTGAAGCCATCAGGAGCGCAGCGCTGGTAGATAACGATCAATATACAAAACTATACCAACAATCCATTGACGATCCTCAGGCATTCTGGGCCGAGCACGGTAAGCGCCTTGACTGGTTTACCCCCTACAGCAAAGTAAAAAACACCTCTTTTGATAAAGGCCATATCAGCATCAAATGGTATGAGGACGGTGTGCTCAACGCCTCTTATAACTGTATTGACCGCCACCTCAAAGATAACGCAGACAAAGTCGCGCTGATCTGGGAAGGTGACGACCCAACGCAAAGCGAGCACATTACTTTCCAGCAACTGCACGATGAAGTGGCTAAGCTTGCCAATGGCCTGAAAAAATTGGGCGTACAAAAAGGTGACCGTGTTGCCATCTATATGCCAATGACCCCTCAGGCGATTTACGCGATGCAGGCGTGCGCCCGTATTGGTGCAATTCACTCGGTTGTATTCGGTGGTTTCTCGCCATCAGCCATTGCGGATCGGATCAAAGACTCAGGTGCCAAAGTGGTGATCACCTCTGATGAAGGCCGTCGCGGCGGTAACTGTGTGCCTCTTAAAGCCAATGTCGATGAGGCGGTCAGTCAGGATGGCGTCAGCATTGAGCATGTGATTGTGCATCAGCTCACCGGTGGAGAGGTGGAATGGCAGGCACATGATGTCTGGTGGCATGAGTTAGTGGCGGATGTCGCCAGTGAATGTGAACCCGAGCCGATGAACGCCGAAGATCCTTTGTTTATCCTTTACACATCTGGTTCAACCGGCCAACCAAAAGGGGTTGTACATACCACCGGTGGTTATCTGGTGTACTCCTCCATGACGCACGAGTATGTCTTTGATGTCAAAGCCGATGATGTTTACTGGTGTACCGCAGATGTGGGTTGGATCACCGGTCACAGCTACATGGCCTATGGCCCGCTGGTGAATGGTTGTACTCAGGTAATTTTTGAAGGTATCCCGACTTACCCAAGCTCCGGTCGCATCGGTGAAGTGGTGGATAAACACAATGTCACCATTTTATATACTGCCCCGACAGCTATCCGTGCCCTGATGGCCAAAGGCGATGAGCCAGTAGTCAGCTCAAAGCGCACCAGCTTACGGATCATGGGTTCGGTCGGTGAGCCAATCAACCCGGAAGCCTGGAGCTGGTACTACGAAAAAATTGGTAACAGCCAGTGCCCCATCGTAGATACCTGGTGGCAGACAGAAACCGGCGGCATCATGATCACACCATTACCGGGAGCAACGGACATGAAACCGGGCTCGGCGACACGTCCTTTCTTTGGCATTGCTCCGGCCTTGTTCGACGCAGAGGGCAACACGCTGGAGGGCGCAGCTGAAGGCAATCTGGTGATCCTGGACAGCTGGCCATCTCAGGCGCGTACGGTTTATGGTGACCACGAGCGTTTTGAGCAAACTTACTTCTCAGCCTACCCGGGCGTGTACTTTACCGGTGACGGGTGTCGTCGTGATGAAGATGGTTATTACTGGATCACGGGTCGTGTGGATGATGTGCTGAATGTCTCTGGGCACCGCTTAGGTACCGCAGAGATTGAAAGCGCACTGGTAGCACACGAAGCCGTTGCAGAGGCCGCTGTAGTGGGTTATCCGCACGATATTAAAGGTCAGGGCATTTATGTGTACGTGACGCCGAACGAAGGCGTTGCAGTCACAGACGAGTTGACCAAAGAAGTGCGTAACTGGGTACGTAAAGAGCTCAGCCCAATTGCTTCACCGGATATGATCCAATGGTCACCCGGTCTGCCGAAAACGCGTTCGGGTAAAATCATGCGCCGTATTTTGCGTAAAATTGCCGCCAATGAGTATCAGCAACTGGGTGATACCTCGACTTTAGCGGACCCAAGTGTGGTCGATGAATTGATCGAAAACAGACTAAACCGTTAA
- a CDS encoding response regulator transcription factor — protein sequence MNQFLIADDHPLFREALKGALQNQFDGLEIFESENFEQTLQQLSEQDELDLLLLDLHMPGNGDLYGLIRIREDYPSLPIVVVSGSEDLNVISKVMGYGAMGFIPKASSSKEIVEALNQVLEGDVWLPASLKDQIAELDGEDKQLAQQIASLTPQQYKVLQYLHEGLLNKQIAYELNISEATVKAHITAIFRKLGVYNRTQAVLIAAKLQLEPLDSQS from the coding sequence ATGAACCAGTTTTTAATTGCGGACGATCACCCTTTGTTTCGCGAAGCATTAAAAGGGGCACTGCAAAACCAGTTTGACGGGTTGGAGATTTTTGAATCTGAAAACTTTGAGCAAACCTTGCAACAATTATCCGAACAGGACGAGCTGGATCTGCTGTTGTTGGATTTACATATGCCGGGGAATGGCGACTTATACGGCCTGATCCGCATTCGAGAGGATTATCCGAGCTTGCCTATTGTGGTGGTCTCGGGCAGTGAAGACCTCAATGTTATCTCTAAAGTGATGGGCTATGGGGCCATGGGCTTTATTCCTAAGGCGTCTTCATCAAAAGAGATTGTCGAGGCACTCAATCAGGTGCTTGAGGGGGATGTCTGGTTGCCAGCCAGCCTCAAAGATCAGATTGCTGAACTCGACGGAGAAGACAAGCAGCTGGCACAGCAAATTGCGTCACTGACACCACAACAATACAAGGTGTTGCAATATTTGCACGAAGGACTGCTCAACAAGCAAATTGCCTATGAGCTGAATATCTCAGAGGCCACGGTTAAGGCACATATTACGGCGATATTCCGTAAACTTGGAGTCTATAACCGTACTCAGGCGGTATTGATTGCCGCTAAGCTGCAACTGGAACCGCTCGATAGCCAGAGTTAA
- a CDS encoding iron-containing alcohol dehydrogenase: MLNFSFHNPTQILFGEGQIGAMSDSIPADAKVLVIYGGGSIKSNGIYQQVSEALANHNWGEFSGIEPNPSYQTCMQAVELIRAQGYTYLLAVGGGSVIDGSKFIAAAAEFDGEPWDILAKGAEIKSALDLGVVLTLPATGSESNSFSVVSNKETNDKLPFASPKVQPKFAVLDPQVMASLPERQLINGVVDPFVHVMEQYLTYPIDAKVQDRFAEGLLLTLMEEGPKLFSEQVDYKVRANVMWSATMALNGLIGSGVPQDWGTHMIGHELTAVYGLDHAQTLAVVLPRMMLEQRDAKRGKLLQYAERVMGLDISNEEQAIDLAIEKTEAFFQSLGMKTRLSDYGVGADAADKIVAQLERHGMVALGEHQQVDLAKSRAILAACL, encoded by the coding sequence ATGTTGAATTTCAGTTTTCACAATCCAACGCAGATCCTATTCGGAGAAGGTCAGATAGGGGCGATGTCTGACAGTATTCCTGCGGATGCCAAAGTGTTAGTCATTTATGGCGGCGGCAGTATTAAAAGTAACGGGATTTATCAGCAGGTGAGCGAGGCGCTGGCCAACCACAACTGGGGCGAGTTCAGTGGTATTGAGCCAAACCCCAGCTATCAGACCTGCATGCAGGCGGTGGAGCTGATCCGTGCACAGGGCTATACCTACTTACTGGCTGTGGGTGGTGGCTCGGTCATTGATGGCAGTAAGTTTATCGCGGCGGCAGCTGAGTTTGACGGTGAGCCGTGGGATATTCTTGCCAAAGGCGCTGAAATCAAGTCTGCACTGGACTTGGGTGTGGTATTAACCCTGCCTGCAACTGGCTCTGAGTCGAACAGCTTCAGTGTGGTCTCGAACAAAGAAACCAATGACAAACTGCCATTTGCGTCGCCTAAGGTGCAGCCTAAATTTGCGGTATTGGATCCTCAGGTCATGGCCTCATTGCCTGAGCGCCAGCTTATCAATGGCGTGGTCGACCCGTTTGTTCACGTCATGGAGCAATACCTGACTTATCCCATTGATGCAAAAGTACAAGACCGTTTTGCCGAAGGCCTGTTGCTGACTTTGATGGAAGAAGGACCTAAGTTGTTCTCTGAGCAAGTGGATTATAAAGTCCGTGCCAATGTAATGTGGTCAGCAACTATGGCGCTTAATGGCCTGATCGGCTCTGGCGTGCCGCAGGACTGGGGGACGCACATGATTGGTCATGAGCTGACTGCGGTTTACGGTTTAGATCACGCACAAACGCTGGCGGTTGTGTTACCCCGTATGATGCTCGAGCAGCGTGATGCCAAGCGTGGCAAACTGCTGCAATACGCCGAGCGTGTCATGGGGCTGGATATCAGCAATGAAGAGCAGGCCATTGACTTGGCCATTGAGAAGACCGAAGCCTTCTTCCAGTCTCTGGGCATGAAAACCCGTCTGAGTGACTATGGTGTAGGCGCAGATGCAGCCGATAAAATCGTGGCACAGCTTGAACGTCACGGCATGGTTGCCCTGGGTGAACATCAGCAGGTTGACCTGGCGAAATCACGCGCTATTTTGGCGGCGTGTTTGTAA
- a CDS encoding glutathione peroxidase yields the protein MTKLYEFSANTLQGQPFEFSSLQGKVVLVVNTASQCGLTPQYEGLQALHEQYGSQGLTIIGFPCNQFGQQEPGSASEIQQGCLINYGVDFQMMEKIEVNGDNAHPLYAYLKDALPGLFGNKIKWNFTKFLLGKDGQPLARYAPTTKPEKISKDIEKALSA from the coding sequence ATGACCAAGCTATATGAGTTCAGCGCCAATACACTGCAAGGACAACCCTTTGAGTTTAGCAGCCTGCAGGGCAAGGTGGTGCTGGTGGTGAATACCGCCAGCCAGTGCGGGCTGACGCCGCAGTACGAAGGGCTTCAGGCGCTGCATGAGCAGTACGGGTCGCAGGGCCTGACCATCATTGGTTTTCCCTGTAACCAGTTTGGCCAACAGGAGCCCGGCAGTGCCAGCGAGATCCAACAGGGCTGCCTGATCAACTACGGGGTTGATTTTCAGATGATGGAGAAAATTGAGGTCAATGGTGACAATGCTCACCCGCTGTATGCCTATCTCAAAGACGCCCTGCCCGGCTTATTTGGCAACAAAATAAAGTGGAACTTTACTAAGTTCCTGCTCGGTAAAGACGGTCAACCACTGGCGCGCTATGCACCAACCACAAAACCTGAGAAAATAAGCAAAGATATTGAAAAAGCATTAAGTGCGTAA
- a CDS encoding LysR family transcriptional regulator: MWQGLDIFLAVVEHGSFSKAALALDVSTSHVSRQIQQLEQRLGTLLLQRTTRSINLTDAGKHYAAKLKLIQQELSEANDQLLGGQQIPKGHIRITGAGDFVANSVAPVIAEFCLQYPEVTVEIDFNNRNVDLVEDGFDLAIRFGRMRDSSLIARKLTPRPMTLVASPDYLNHHPVPTHPHELSQHNCLLAANNRWRFAIDDNIEEVKVSGNWRTNHPHALLQACLQGLGISHLARDIVEPHLASGALITLLDEFQVTDNASWLVYPRKDLMPYRVRLLIDFLLDRFNTSTD; the protein is encoded by the coding sequence ATGTGGCAGGGTCTGGATATCTTTCTCGCCGTTGTAGAACATGGCAGCTTCAGCAAAGCCGCGCTGGCGCTGGATGTATCAACCTCCCATGTCAGTCGTCAGATCCAGCAGCTGGAACAGCGACTGGGCACCTTATTACTGCAACGCACGACACGCAGTATTAACCTTACCGATGCGGGCAAGCACTATGCCGCCAAGCTCAAGCTGATCCAGCAGGAGCTTAGCGAGGCCAACGATCAGCTGCTCGGTGGTCAACAGATCCCCAAAGGGCACATACGTATTACCGGTGCCGGGGATTTTGTAGCCAACAGCGTCGCCCCGGTGATAGCAGAGTTTTGCCTTCAATACCCTGAAGTCACCGTAGAGATTGATTTTAATAACCGCAATGTCGATTTGGTTGAGGACGGCTTTGACCTGGCCATTCGCTTTGGTCGCATGCGCGACTCCAGCCTGATAGCAAGAAAACTAACCCCCAGACCCATGACTTTGGTTGCCAGTCCAGATTACCTTAATCACCACCCGGTGCCCACACACCCTCACGAGCTGAGTCAGCACAACTGCCTGCTGGCTGCCAATAACCGCTGGCGCTTTGCCATCGACGACAACATTGAGGAAGTCAAAGTCAGCGGGAACTGGCGGACCAATCACCCGCACGCGCTGTTGCAGGCCTGTCTGCAAGGTCTTGGCATTTCACACCTGGCGCGTGACATTGTTGAGCCACATCTTGCTTCGGGCGCGCTGATCACCCTGCTGGACGAGTTCCAGGTCACAGATAATGCCTCCTGGCTGGTTTACCCGCGTAAAGATCTGATGCCATACCGTGTGCGCTTACTCATTGATTTTCTGTTAGATCGTTTTAATACGTCGACCGACTAG
- a CDS encoding DUF3581 family protein, translated as MLTPYYQQEMDNVAISREQASQFAKQVADDFNPLHDVDAKKFCVPGDLLFSLVLERYGVSENMHFDFVGMVDETSRLHFPPMSDAFDITSDDKVMLSVKRSGERKQCDSLTNSLIRNYVEFSGTTFPHVIIPLMAKQNVMINPARPMVIYESMSIHLDKLDIESVTLQPAEPEFSFEGKRGKIVLRFNLFHGDERVGQGEKHMVVAGVREYCQEAVDKLIEYYNERKATL; from the coding sequence ATGCTAACTCCTTATTACCAGCAAGAAATGGATAACGTGGCAATTAGCCGCGAGCAGGCCAGCCAGTTCGCTAAACAGGTGGCGGATGACTTTAACCCTTTGCACGACGTGGATGCCAAGAAATTCTGTGTACCGGGCGACTTGCTGTTCTCATTGGTTCTGGAACGCTATGGTGTGAGTGAGAATATGCACTTTGACTTTGTGGGCATGGTCGATGAAACCAGCCGTCTGCATTTTCCACCTATGAGCGATGCCTTTGATATCACCTCCGATGATAAAGTGATGCTGTCGGTAAAACGCAGTGGTGAGCGAAAGCAGTGTGACAGCCTGACCAACAGCCTGATCCGCAACTACGTCGAATTCTCTGGCACCACGTTTCCGCATGTGATCATTCCGCTGATGGCTAAGCAAAATGTGATGATCAACCCGGCGCGTCCTATGGTGATCTATGAGTCTATGTCTATCCATCTGGACAAGTTAGACATAGAGTCGGTCACCCTCCAGCCGGCTGAGCCTGAATTTTCCTTTGAGGGCAAACGCGGCAAAATCGTACTGCGGTTTAATCTTTTCCATGGCGATGAGCGCGTTGGCCAGGGCGAGAAGCATATGGTGGTTGCAGGCGTACGTGAATACTGTCAGGAAGCAGTCGATAAGCTGATTGAGTATTACAACGAGCGTAAAGCCACGTTATAA
- the gltX gene encoding glutamate--tRNA ligase — translation MTIRTRVAPSPTGDPHLGTAYIALFNYCFAKQQGGEFVLRIEDTDQQRSTPESEQAIMDSLRWLGLEWDHGPDVGGEFGPYRQSERSDLYKKYAHQLVEEGKAFYCFATAQELDEMREQQMAEGLRPKYDGRGLKLSQEEIQANLDAGKPYVIRMMIPEEGSFKFNDYLRGEIEIPWENVDMQVLLKADGFPTYFLANVVDDHHMQISHIFRGEEWINSAPKLLKLYEDFGWQAPVLGHLPLLRNPDKSKLSKRKNPTSINYYKEMGYLPEAVLNYLGRMGWSMPDEREKFTLAEMIEHFDMKRVSLGGPVFDIDKLSWLNGLWIREDLSDEQLIERFVDWKLNGQMLARVLPEAKTRINTLSDLVGLAGHFVGGIPEYDPALLTAGKAEEETVRQALQFFIWELDKLRQWNKSEVFAVAKSVATFHELKIKDFLEPIFVAITGKTSSTSVVDAMEILGSDLSRARLRVALNHLGVSKKQAKKLEKAYREYPSIG, via the coding sequence ATGACTATCCGTACGCGTGTTGCCCCGTCACCGACGGGCGATCCCCACTTAGGCACGGCCTATATTGCGTTATTCAACTACTGTTTTGCCAAGCAGCAAGGCGGTGAATTCGTGCTGCGTATCGAAGATACCGATCAGCAAAGAAGTACCCCGGAATCAGAGCAGGCGATTATGGACAGCCTGCGCTGGCTGGGTCTTGAGTGGGACCACGGACCGGATGTGGGCGGCGAATTCGGCCCTTACCGTCAGTCTGAGCGTAGCGATTTATATAAAAAATATGCTCACCAACTGGTTGAAGAAGGCAAGGCGTTCTACTGCTTCGCAACGGCGCAAGAGCTGGACGAAATGCGCGAGCAGCAAATGGCTGAAGGGTTACGCCCTAAGTACGATGGTCGCGGTCTGAAGCTGAGCCAGGAAGAAATTCAGGCAAACCTGGATGCCGGTAAGCCGTATGTGATCCGTATGATGATCCCAGAAGAAGGCAGCTTTAAGTTTAACGACTACCTGCGCGGTGAGATTGAGATCCCGTGGGAAAATGTCGATATGCAAGTACTGCTTAAAGCAGATGGCTTCCCAACTTACTTCCTGGCCAACGTAGTTGACGATCACCACATGCAGATCAGCCATATCTTCCGTGGTGAAGAGTGGATCAACTCAGCGCCTAAGCTGCTGAAGCTGTACGAAGACTTTGGCTGGCAGGCGCCGGTACTGGGGCATTTGCCACTGCTGCGTAACCCGGATAAGTCTAAGCTGTCTAAGCGTAAGAACCCAACTTCTATTAACTACTACAAAGAAATGGGTTATCTGCCTGAAGCGGTACTGAACTACCTGGGCCGTATGGGCTGGTCAATGCCGGACGAGCGTGAAAAGTTCACTCTGGCTGAGATGATTGAACACTTCGATATGAAGCGCGTGTCACTAGGTGGACCGGTATTTGATATCGATAAGCTAAGCTGGCTGAATGGCCTGTGGATCCGTGAAGACTTGAGCGACGAGCAGCTGATTGAGCGCTTCGTTGACTGGAAACTCAATGGTCAGATGCTGGCGCGTGTACTGCCTGAAGCAAAAACGCGTATCAACACCTTGTCAGATTTGGTCGGCCTGGCTGGTCACTTTGTGGGTGGTATTCCAGAGTATGATCCTGCGCTACTGACCGCTGGTAAAGCGGAAGAAGAAACGGTGCGTCAGGCGCTGCAATTCTTCATCTGGGAGCTGGATAAGCTGCGTCAGTGGAACAAGAGTGAGGTCTTCGCAGTGGCTAAGTCAGTTGCGACTTTCCATGAACTGAAGATCAAAGATTTCCTGGAGCCAATCTTCGTGGCTATTACCGGCAAAACCTCATCAACTTCTGTGGTTGATGCGATGGAGATCCTGGGCTCAGACTTGTCGCGTGCACGTTTACGTGTGGCACTGAACCATCTGGGAGTTTCTAAGAAGCAAGCTAAGAAGCTGGAAAAAGCATACCGCGAGTATCCCAGCATCGGGTAA
- the purU gene encoding formyltetrahydrofolate deformylase has translation MSIVLTTQCRDDVGLIAKVTGLCYEHNLNIVRNNEFVDKAGERFFMRTELTGDVGEQFLPQLRSVLPDGAQVHLHGNEKTKVVLLATKEAHCLGGMLLKQYENAFNVEIQAVIANYDTLKPLVEGFGVPFHLVSHQGLTREQHDDAMAQVIEQYQPDFIGLAKYMRVLSPQFVARFSNQIINIHHSFLPAFIGAKPYHQAFERGVKIIGATAHFVNDELDEGPIIMQDVTQVSHADSAEAMAKMGRDIEKVVFCKAIQLAAEHKLFINGNKTVVFA, from the coding sequence ATGAGTATTGTTTTAACAACCCAGTGTCGTGATGATGTGGGATTGATAGCCAAGGTTACCGGACTATGTTACGAGCACAACCTGAACATTGTGCGCAACAATGAATTTGTTGATAAAGCAGGCGAGCGCTTTTTTATGCGTACTGAGCTGACCGGTGATGTCGGTGAGCAGTTTTTACCGCAACTACGCAGTGTTTTGCCAGACGGTGCGCAAGTGCATTTACATGGCAATGAAAAAACCAAAGTGGTGCTGCTTGCCACCAAAGAGGCCCACTGTCTGGGTGGTATGCTGCTAAAACAATACGAAAATGCCTTTAACGTTGAAATTCAGGCTGTAATCGCCAACTACGATACCCTGAAACCGCTGGTAGAAGGCTTTGGCGTGCCGTTTCATCTGGTATCACACCAAGGGCTGACACGTGAACAGCATGACGATGCCATGGCTCAGGTCATTGAGCAGTACCAGCCCGACTTTATCGGCCTGGCCAAATATATGCGGGTGCTCAGCCCACAGTTTGTTGCCCGTTTTAGCAATCAAATCATTAATATTCACCACTCGTTTTTGCCCGCCTTTATTGGTGCAAAACCCTACCACCAGGCGTTTGAGCGCGGGGTAAAAATCATTGGTGCTACGGCACACTTCGTCAACGACGAATTAGACGAAGGCCCGATCATCATGCAGGACGTCACTCAGGTGAGTCATGCCGATAGCGCCGAGGCCATGGCGAAAATGGGCCGGGATATCGAAAAAGTGGTGTTCTGCAAAGCCATTCAACTGGCCGCGGAACATAAGCTGTTTATTAATGGCAATAAAACCGTGGTTTTTGCCTAG